GCCCCGTTCGAGAATGAGCAGCGACTCGATCAGGTTGCGCAGTTCGCGCACGTTGCCCGGCCACGGGTAGCGCAGCATTAGCTCGCCCGACTCCTGGCTGAACCCCTCGAAAGCGATGGCGTGCTTGCGCTCGAACTCGTGGACGAAGTGTTCGGTCAGCAGCAGGATGTCGCTGCCGCGTTCCCGAAGCGGCGGAATTTGTAGCTCCACGCTCCTGAGCCGGTAGTAGAGATCCTCCCGGAAGCGCTTTTCAGCCACCTCCTGGGTGAGGTTGCGGTTGGTGGCGGCGATGATCCGGGCGTCCGCGGAGATCGTCTCCGATGCTCCGACACGCTGGAACTGGCCCGTTTCGATGATGCGCAGAAGCTTGACCTGCGTTTCGAGCGGCATTTCGCCGATTTCGTCGAGAAAGATCGTGCCCTTGTCGGCGCTCTCGAAGTACCCTTTCCGCGCCTGCACCGCGCCGGTGAACGCCCCCTTTTCGTGCCCGAACAGCTCCGATTCGAGAATGCCCGAGGGAATCGCGCCGCAGTTGACCGGAATCAGGCTTCTGCCCGCCCGGCGGCTGTGGTCGTGGATGAAGCGGGCGAGCACCTCCTTGCCGGAGCCGGTTTCGCCGGTGATGAGCACCGTGACATCCGTGACCGCGACCTGCATGGCCAGTTCACGAAGCTGGATGATGGCCGCCGAGCGCCCGATAATATCAATACTTCGGCTCATGGTCAGGCAGGATCGTCAGCAATGGCAAGCATGGTCATGGCAACTGCGGCACCACGATTGATTCGATAGGAAGCGTACGGGCGAAAGCCTCCGCCTCCTGCTGCGTCGTGAAGGAGCGTTGCAGCCGAACCTTGTAGACGCCGTTGATCTGCCGTACCCTTGCCGGAGCGCGGGAGTTGAGCTGGGCGGCCATCTGGTCGGCATTGGTGACGCTGTCGAAGCTGCCGAACTGAAGCGTGAAGCCGCCAGTCGCCGTCGCGCCGCTCATCTGCGGACGGGGAGGCGGAAGCGGTGTGCCGGTGGTTGCTCCGCTGCTGGCGGGCCGTGCCGGAGCTGGCGGCGGAGAGATGCGTTTCAGCGAAGAGTCGGGCCTGACGGCAGACCGGGTTGGCTGTGAA
This genomic window from Chlorobaculum limnaeum contains:
- a CDS encoding sigma-54 interaction domain-containing protein, encoding MSRSIDIIGRSAAIIQLRELAMQVAVTDVTVLITGETGSGKEVLARFIHDHSRRAGRSLIPVNCGAIPSGILESELFGHEKGAFTGAVQARKGYFESADKGTIFLDEIGEMPLETQVKLLRIIETGQFQRVGASETISADARIIAATNRNLTQEVAEKRFREDLYYRLRSVELQIPPLRERGSDILLLTEHFVHEFERKHAIAFEGFSQESGELMLRYPWPGNVRELRNLIESLLILERGKKITPDILEKHLVQRSRHKGLVHEPGKSEKNELNLIYSSLIQLRQEIGEIRQMLQQALIYRQPASPLLLPAFPERPPVPHPTPPPDEAPTVPLEELEKRAISEALAKFEGNKRKTAQALGINERTLYRKIREYGL